A portion of the Candidatus Delongbacteria bacterium genome contains these proteins:
- a CDS encoding redoxin domain-containing protein yields MSEEFKPGCARPVSGPEKDVLSSDGLDHEIGNFKKEEVSMIKVGQKAPDFTAPAYHNGKFVNVKLSEFLGKWVVLCFYPGDFTFV; encoded by the coding sequence GTGTCTGAAGAATTTAAACCTGGTTGTGCAAGACCTGTCAGTGGACCAGAAAAAGATGTATTAAGTTCGGATGGACTTGATCATGAAATTGGAAATTTCAAAAAGGAGGAAGTCAGTATGATTAAAGTTGGTCAGAAAGCTCCGGATTTTACAGCTCCGGCGTACCATAATGGTAAATTTGTAAATGTGAAATTATCAGAGTTTTTGGGGAAATGGGTTGTTTTATGTTTCTATCCTGGTGATTTTACTTTTGTTTGA